One region of Drosophila teissieri strain GT53w chromosome 2L, Prin_Dtei_1.1, whole genome shotgun sequence genomic DNA includes:
- the LOC122619357 gene encoding uncharacterized protein LOC122619357 isoform X2: MYRQIPLNPAHTAFQRILFRDDRGDIRDYELQTVTFGVNCAPFLALRTLRQLSEDVHALYPRASRIISDYMYVDDVLAGAHTKVEATLAIQELRTALSSAGFPLRKWTANERTLLKALPSDHLLSGDFLDIEEVSTTKTLGIRWNAKADEFYFVPTELVVNANYSKRNVLSQIAKLFDPAGWLSPFVVQAKILMQDIWLAGIAWDEFFPAELRQRWHDFLRSHSSLHKVRVPRWVQFRPGAQVQIHGFCDASQKAYGSAIYVRIQYDGGISSSLLTSKTKVAPVKTVSLPRLELCGAVLLADLWAAILPHIPFGRIETFFWTDSTIVLAWLNKPPCQWTTFVANRVTKIALNTDASQWSHVRSEHNPADLASRGVTAEELASSDLWWHGPSWLSQPQVAWPTSHEEVSDPELERRSVRCHLACPAWDLLERFSNFNRMLRVMAFVQRFINRCRCIPTPSSTDLSSKELAHIQLMLIRQTQRADYPEEYNILQSKGQLPSSSCILNLNPFLDADGIMRSCGRLTASDSLSYDERHPILLAYHSKLAELLVTFTHRISIHGGNQLMVRLIRTRYWIPKLRNLIKRVTTTCKVCVIHRKKVQSQLMGKLPQSRATYSRPFTHTGLDFAGPFDVKSYSGRACRITKGYVCVFVCFSTKAIHLEATSDLTTEKFLEAFSRFAARRGCPLHLYSDNGKTFVGAEKALTEDFIAAVKEKVTSSFSHQSLSWHFNPPGAPHMGGLWEAGVKSFKTHFYKTTAMSEDPSDILALTPGHFLIGGPLLVPAEPPTAGEASSILNRWQRLKALGQLFASRWKAEYLKEFHKRTKWQIPTRNMSEGDMLIDRCSRGTRSFRCRVCQGIHPLRTCSRFLRLDAERRLRAVLINKYCPNCLAHQHSGGSCRSECRCRVCGDAHHTLLHLHRREKRERSASADRPIETPEPKANIEQQPERAHRSTEHCFRMDALQNIRPLTHHRFFCNLWHCKAGGMFTPAPVCQFHASLNGEGNPPTLF; encoded by the exons ATGTATAGGCAGATTCCCCTAAACCCTGCACACACCGCTTTTCAGAGAATTCTCTTTCGAGATGATCGTGGGGACATCAGGGACTATGAGCTTCAGACTGTCACGTTTGGAGTTAATTGTGCCCCGTTTCTAGCTTTACGAACGTTGCGGCAGCTGTCCGAGGATGTCCACGCCCTATATCCACGGGCATCTCGAATAATTTCagattatatgtatgtggacGATGTGCTTGCAGGAGCCCACACGAAGGTCGAGGCTACTTTAGCCATTCAAGAGTTGAGGACAGCTCTGAGCTCCGCAGGATTTCCTCTCCGCAAGTGGACAGCAAATGAGCGAACTCTCCTAAAGGCACTTCCTTCAGACCACCTGCTCTCAGGTGACTTCCTCGATATCGAAGAGGTGAGCACCACGAAAACGTTGGGAATACGGTGGAACGCCAAGGCGGATGAGTTCTATTTTGTCCCGACTGAGCTTGTTGTCAATGCGAATTATTCCAAGCGCAACGTCCTATCGCAAATCGCAAAACTGTTCGATCCCGCTGGATGGTTGTCCCCATTTGTAGTCCAGGCCAAGATCCTAATGCAGGATATATGGTTAGCCGGCATTGCATGGGACGAGTTTTTCCCTGCAGAGCTACGGCAACGCTGGCATGATTTCCTTCGCAGCCATAGTTCCCTCCACAAGGTTCGCGTCCCGCGTTGGGTACAATTCCGACCGGGAGCACAAGTTCAGATCCATGGCTTCTGTGATGCATCTCAGAAGGCCTATGGCTCAGCGATTTATGTTCGCATCCAATACGACGGAGGCATTTCGTCGAGTCTGCTCACGTCAAAGACTAAAGTCGCCCCTGTCAAAACCGTTTCACTCCCGCGCTTAGAATTGTGTGGTGCAGTTCTTCTTGCTGACCTGTGGGCTGCAATTCTTCCTCACATCCCGTTTGGTCGAATAGAGACGTTTTTCTGGACTGATTCCACCATTGTGTTGGCATGGTTGAACAAGCCACCATGTCAATGGACCACCTTCGTAGCGAATCGAGTGACTAAGATTGCTCTAAATACAGATGCCAGTCAATGGTCACATGTGCGTTCCGAGCACAATCCAGCAGATCTAGCCAGTCGTGGTGTCACGGCTGAAGAGCTGGCAAGTAGTGACCTCTGGTGGCATGGCCCGTCGTGGCTGAGTCAGCCGCAAGTCGCCTGGCCCACGTCGCACGAAGAGGTATCGGACCCTGAACTCGAAAGACGATCCGTCCGGTGCCATTTAGCGTGTCCAGCATGGGATCTCCTAGAGCGTTTTTCAAACTTCAATCGCATGCTGCGAGTCATGGCTTTTGTGCAGCGGTTCATCAACCGCTGCAGATGCATTCCTACGCCTTCTTCTACAGACTTAAGCAGTAAAGAACTCGCCCATATACAACTCATGCTTATTAGGCAAACTCAACGGGCCGACTATCCAGAGGAATACAACATCCTGCAATCCAAAGGACAGCTTCCCTCGTCCAGTTGTATCCTCAACCTTAATCCGTTCCTGGATGCTGACGGCATCATGAGGTCATGCGGTCGTTTGACTGCATCTGACTCGTTATCCTACGACGAACGTCATCCTATCCTTTTGGCGTACCATTCCAAACTAGCAGAGCTTCTGGTCACATTTACTCACCGTATCTCCATACACGGGGGAAACCAGCTTATGGTTCGTCTCATCCGGACGAGATACTGGATTCCGAAGCTGCGGAACCTGATCAAACGTGTGACCACGACCTGCAAGGTGTGTGTCATTCACCGGAAGAAGGTGCAGTCCCAGCTAATGGGTAAACTACCTCAGTCCAGAGCGACCTATTCGCGACCCTTTACACACACAGGACTCGACTTCGCGGGACCGTTTGATGTCAAGAGCTATTCAGGTCGGGCCTGTCGAATCACGAAGGGCTATGTCTGCGTCTTCGTGTGCTTCAGTACGAAGGCCATCCATTTGGAAGCCACTTCGGACTTGACCACGGAGAAATTCCTCGAAGCCTTCTCAAGGTTCGCGGCCAGAAGAGGGTGCCCTCTCCATCTTTACTCGGACAACGGAAAGACTTTTGTGGGCGCGGAGAAGGCCCTCACAGAAGATTTCATCGCTGCGGTTAAGGAAAAGGTTACCTCGTCATTTAGTCACCAGAGCCTATCCTGGCATTTCAACCCTCCAGGCGCCccccatatgggaggcctGTGGGAAGCAGGAGTCAAGAGCTTCAAGACTCACTTCTACAAGACGACAG CGATGTCAGAAGATCCGTCGGATATCCTCGCTCTCACTCCGGGACATTTTCTGATAGGCGGACCGCTACTTGTCCCCGCCGAACCTCCCACCGCCGGCGAAGCCAGTTCTATCCTGAACCGATGGCAGCGACTCAAAGCCCTTGGCCAGCTTTTCGCATCGAGATGGAAAGCTGAATACCTGAAAGAGTTCCATAAGAGGACCAAGTGGCAAATTCCAACCAGGAATATGTCCGAAGGCGACATG CTCATCGACAGATGTTCTCGAGGAACTCGATCGTTCCGATGCCGAGTCTGTCAGGGGATTCATCCGCTTCGGACGTGTTCGCGGTTTCTCCGGCTAGATGCAGAGCGGCGGCTCCGTGCGGTCCTCATCAACAAATATTGCCCGAACTGCTTGGCGCACCAGCATTCCGGAGGCTCGTGCCGAAGTGAGTGTCGCTGCCGAGTATGTGGGGACGCTCATCACACCCTGCTGCATCTCCATCGGCGGGAAAAGCGAGAGCGGTCTGCCAGCGCGGACAGGCCCATCGAGACGCCAGAGCCGAAGGCCAACATCGAGCAACAGCCAGAACGGGCACATCGTAGCACAGAGCACTGTTTTAGGATGGATGCTCTCCAGAACATACGCCCACTGACGCATCACAGATTCTTTTGCAATCTGTGGCATTGCAAGGCGGGCGGGATGTTTACTCCAGCTCCCGTGTGCCAGTTCCACGCGTCCCTAAATGGAGAAGGGAATCCACCCActctcttttga
- the LOC122619357 gene encoding uncharacterized protein LOC122619357 isoform X1: MYRQIPLNPAHTAFQRILFRDDRGDIRDYELQTVTFGVNCAPFLALRTLRQLSEDVHALYPRASRIISDYMYVDDVLAGAHTKVEATLAIQELRTALSSAGFPLRKWTANERTLLKALPSDHLLSGDFLDIEEVSTTKTLGIRWNAKADEFYFVPTELVVNANYSKRNVLSQIAKLFDPAGWLSPFVVQAKILMQDIWLAGIAWDEFFPAELRQRWHDFLRSHSSLHKVRVPRWVQFRPGAQVQIHGFCDASQKAYGSAIYVRIQYDGGISSSLLTSKTKVAPVKTVSLPRLELCGAVLLADLWAAILPHIPFGRIETFFWTDSTIVLAWLNKPPCQWTTFVANRVTKIALNTDASQWSHVRSEHNPADLASRGVTAEELASSDLWWHGPSWLSQPQVAWPTSHEEVSDPELERRSVRCHLACPAWDLLERFSNFNRMLRVMAFVQRFINRCRCIPTPSSTDLSSKELAHIQLMLIRQTQRADYPEEYNILQSKGQLPSSSCILNLNPFLDADGIMRSCGRLTASDSLSYDERHPILLAYHSKLAELLVTFTHRISIHGGNQLMVRLIRTRYWIPKLRNLIKRVTTTCKVCVIHRKKVQSQLMGKLPQSRATYSRPFTHTGLDFAGPFDVKSYSGRACRITKGYVCVFVCFSTKAIHLEATSDLTTEKFLEAFSRFAARRGCPLHLYSDNGKTFVGAEKALTEDFIAAVKEKVTSSFSHQSLSWHFNPPGAPHMGGLWEAGVKSFKTHFYKTTGNFKYTLEELSTLLCRIEACLNSRPISAMSEDPSDILALTPGHFLIGGPLLVPAEPPTAGEASSILNRWQRLKALGQLFASRWKAEYLKEFHKRTKWQIPTRNMSEGDMLIDRCSRGTRSFRCRVCQGIHPLRTCSRFLRLDAERRLRAVLINKYCPNCLAHQHSGGSCRSECRCRVCGDAHHTLLHLHRREKRERSASADRPIETPEPKANIEQQPERAHRSTEHCFRMDALQNIRPLTHHRFFCNLWHCKAGGMFTPAPVCQFHASLNGEGNPPTLF, from the exons ATGTATAGGCAGATTCCCCTAAACCCTGCACACACCGCTTTTCAGAGAATTCTCTTTCGAGATGATCGTGGGGACATCAGGGACTATGAGCTTCAGACTGTCACGTTTGGAGTTAATTGTGCCCCGTTTCTAGCTTTACGAACGTTGCGGCAGCTGTCCGAGGATGTCCACGCCCTATATCCACGGGCATCTCGAATAATTTCagattatatgtatgtggacGATGTGCTTGCAGGAGCCCACACGAAGGTCGAGGCTACTTTAGCCATTCAAGAGTTGAGGACAGCTCTGAGCTCCGCAGGATTTCCTCTCCGCAAGTGGACAGCAAATGAGCGAACTCTCCTAAAGGCACTTCCTTCAGACCACCTGCTCTCAGGTGACTTCCTCGATATCGAAGAGGTGAGCACCACGAAAACGTTGGGAATACGGTGGAACGCCAAGGCGGATGAGTTCTATTTTGTCCCGACTGAGCTTGTTGTCAATGCGAATTATTCCAAGCGCAACGTCCTATCGCAAATCGCAAAACTGTTCGATCCCGCTGGATGGTTGTCCCCATTTGTAGTCCAGGCCAAGATCCTAATGCAGGATATATGGTTAGCCGGCATTGCATGGGACGAGTTTTTCCCTGCAGAGCTACGGCAACGCTGGCATGATTTCCTTCGCAGCCATAGTTCCCTCCACAAGGTTCGCGTCCCGCGTTGGGTACAATTCCGACCGGGAGCACAAGTTCAGATCCATGGCTTCTGTGATGCATCTCAGAAGGCCTATGGCTCAGCGATTTATGTTCGCATCCAATACGACGGAGGCATTTCGTCGAGTCTGCTCACGTCAAAGACTAAAGTCGCCCCTGTCAAAACCGTTTCACTCCCGCGCTTAGAATTGTGTGGTGCAGTTCTTCTTGCTGACCTGTGGGCTGCAATTCTTCCTCACATCCCGTTTGGTCGAATAGAGACGTTTTTCTGGACTGATTCCACCATTGTGTTGGCATGGTTGAACAAGCCACCATGTCAATGGACCACCTTCGTAGCGAATCGAGTGACTAAGATTGCTCTAAATACAGATGCCAGTCAATGGTCACATGTGCGTTCCGAGCACAATCCAGCAGATCTAGCCAGTCGTGGTGTCACGGCTGAAGAGCTGGCAAGTAGTGACCTCTGGTGGCATGGCCCGTCGTGGCTGAGTCAGCCGCAAGTCGCCTGGCCCACGTCGCACGAAGAGGTATCGGACCCTGAACTCGAAAGACGATCCGTCCGGTGCCATTTAGCGTGTCCAGCATGGGATCTCCTAGAGCGTTTTTCAAACTTCAATCGCATGCTGCGAGTCATGGCTTTTGTGCAGCGGTTCATCAACCGCTGCAGATGCATTCCTACGCCTTCTTCTACAGACTTAAGCAGTAAAGAACTCGCCCATATACAACTCATGCTTATTAGGCAAACTCAACGGGCCGACTATCCAGAGGAATACAACATCCTGCAATCCAAAGGACAGCTTCCCTCGTCCAGTTGTATCCTCAACCTTAATCCGTTCCTGGATGCTGACGGCATCATGAGGTCATGCGGTCGTTTGACTGCATCTGACTCGTTATCCTACGACGAACGTCATCCTATCCTTTTGGCGTACCATTCCAAACTAGCAGAGCTTCTGGTCACATTTACTCACCGTATCTCCATACACGGGGGAAACCAGCTTATGGTTCGTCTCATCCGGACGAGATACTGGATTCCGAAGCTGCGGAACCTGATCAAACGTGTGACCACGACCTGCAAGGTGTGTGTCATTCACCGGAAGAAGGTGCAGTCCCAGCTAATGGGTAAACTACCTCAGTCCAGAGCGACCTATTCGCGACCCTTTACACACACAGGACTCGACTTCGCGGGACCGTTTGATGTCAAGAGCTATTCAGGTCGGGCCTGTCGAATCACGAAGGGCTATGTCTGCGTCTTCGTGTGCTTCAGTACGAAGGCCATCCATTTGGAAGCCACTTCGGACTTGACCACGGAGAAATTCCTCGAAGCCTTCTCAAGGTTCGCGGCCAGAAGAGGGTGCCCTCTCCATCTTTACTCGGACAACGGAAAGACTTTTGTGGGCGCGGAGAAGGCCCTCACAGAAGATTTCATCGCTGCGGTTAAGGAAAAGGTTACCTCGTCATTTAGTCACCAGAGCCTATCCTGGCATTTCAACCCTCCAGGCGCCccccatatgggaggcctGTGGGAAGCAGGAGTCAAGAGCTTCAAGACTCACTTCTACAAGACGACAGGTAATTTTAAGTATACCCTTGAAGAGTTATCCACTCTACTGTGTCGGATCGAGGCATGCCTCAACTCCAGACCAATTTCAGCGATGTCAGAAGATCCGTCGGATATCCTCGCTCTCACTCCGGGACATTTTCTGATAGGCGGACCGCTACTTGTCCCCGCCGAACCTCCCACCGCCGGCGAAGCCAGTTCTATCCTGAACCGATGGCAGCGACTCAAAGCCCTTGGCCAGCTTTTCGCATCGAGATGGAAAGCTGAATACCTGAAAGAGTTCCATAAGAGGACCAAGTGGCAAATTCCAACCAGGAATATGTCCGAAGGCGACATG CTCATCGACAGATGTTCTCGAGGAACTCGATCGTTCCGATGCCGAGTCTGTCAGGGGATTCATCCGCTTCGGACGTGTTCGCGGTTTCTCCGGCTAGATGCAGAGCGGCGGCTCCGTGCGGTCCTCATCAACAAATATTGCCCGAACTGCTTGGCGCACCAGCATTCCGGAGGCTCGTGCCGAAGTGAGTGTCGCTGCCGAGTATGTGGGGACGCTCATCACACCCTGCTGCATCTCCATCGGCGGGAAAAGCGAGAGCGGTCTGCCAGCGCGGACAGGCCCATCGAGACGCCAGAGCCGAAGGCCAACATCGAGCAACAGCCAGAACGGGCACATCGTAGCACAGAGCACTGTTTTAGGATGGATGCTCTCCAGAACATACGCCCACTGACGCATCACAGATTCTTTTGCAATCTGTGGCATTGCAAGGCGGGCGGGATGTTTACTCCAGCTCCCGTGTGCCAGTTCCACGCGTCCCTAAATGGAGAAGGGAATCCACCCActctcttttga
- the LOC122619357 gene encoding uncharacterized protein LOC122619357 isoform X3: MYRQIPLNPAHTAFQRILFRDDRGDIRDYELQTVTFGVNCAPFLALRTLRQLSEDVHALYPRASRIISDYMYVDDVLAGAHTKVEATLAIQELRTALSSAGFPLRKWTANERTLLKALPSDHLLSGDFLDIEEVSTTKTLGIRWNAKADEFYFVPTELVVNANYSKRNVLSQIAKLFDPAGWLSPFVVQAKILMQDIWLAGIAWDEFFPAELRQRWHDFLRSHSSLHKVRVPRWVQFRPGAQVQIHGFCDASQKAYGSAIYVRIQYDGGISSSLLTSKTKVAPVKTVSLPRLELCGAVLLADLWAAILPHIPFGRIETFFWTDSTIVLAWLNKPPCQWTTFVANRVTKIALNTDASQWSHVRSEHNPADLASRGVTAEELASSDLWWHGPSWLSQPQVAWPTSHEEVSDPELERRSVRCHLACPAWDLLERFSNFNRMLRVMAFVQRFINRCRCIPTPSSTDLSSKELAHIQLMLIRQTQRADYPEEYNILQSKGQLPSSSCILNLNPFLDADGIMRSCGRLTASDSLSYDERHPILLAYHSKLAELLVTFTHRISIHGGNQLMVRLIRTRYWIPKLRNLIKRVTTTCKVCVIHRKKVQSQLMGKLPQSRATYSRPFTHTGLDFAGPFDVKSYSGRACRITKGYVCVFVCFSTKAIHLEATSDLTTEKFLEAFSRFAARRGCPLHLYSDNGKTFVGAEKALTEDFIAAVKEKVTSSFSHQSLSWHFNPPGAPHMGGLWEAGVKSFKTHFYKTTDQFQRCQKIRRISSLSLRDIF; this comes from the exons ATGTATAGGCAGATTCCCCTAAACCCTGCACACACCGCTTTTCAGAGAATTCTCTTTCGAGATGATCGTGGGGACATCAGGGACTATGAGCTTCAGACTGTCACGTTTGGAGTTAATTGTGCCCCGTTTCTAGCTTTACGAACGTTGCGGCAGCTGTCCGAGGATGTCCACGCCCTATATCCACGGGCATCTCGAATAATTTCagattatatgtatgtggacGATGTGCTTGCAGGAGCCCACACGAAGGTCGAGGCTACTTTAGCCATTCAAGAGTTGAGGACAGCTCTGAGCTCCGCAGGATTTCCTCTCCGCAAGTGGACAGCAAATGAGCGAACTCTCCTAAAGGCACTTCCTTCAGACCACCTGCTCTCAGGTGACTTCCTCGATATCGAAGAGGTGAGCACCACGAAAACGTTGGGAATACGGTGGAACGCCAAGGCGGATGAGTTCTATTTTGTCCCGACTGAGCTTGTTGTCAATGCGAATTATTCCAAGCGCAACGTCCTATCGCAAATCGCAAAACTGTTCGATCCCGCTGGATGGTTGTCCCCATTTGTAGTCCAGGCCAAGATCCTAATGCAGGATATATGGTTAGCCGGCATTGCATGGGACGAGTTTTTCCCTGCAGAGCTACGGCAACGCTGGCATGATTTCCTTCGCAGCCATAGTTCCCTCCACAAGGTTCGCGTCCCGCGTTGGGTACAATTCCGACCGGGAGCACAAGTTCAGATCCATGGCTTCTGTGATGCATCTCAGAAGGCCTATGGCTCAGCGATTTATGTTCGCATCCAATACGACGGAGGCATTTCGTCGAGTCTGCTCACGTCAAAGACTAAAGTCGCCCCTGTCAAAACCGTTTCACTCCCGCGCTTAGAATTGTGTGGTGCAGTTCTTCTTGCTGACCTGTGGGCTGCAATTCTTCCTCACATCCCGTTTGGTCGAATAGAGACGTTTTTCTGGACTGATTCCACCATTGTGTTGGCATGGTTGAACAAGCCACCATGTCAATGGACCACCTTCGTAGCGAATCGAGTGACTAAGATTGCTCTAAATACAGATGCCAGTCAATGGTCACATGTGCGTTCCGAGCACAATCCAGCAGATCTAGCCAGTCGTGGTGTCACGGCTGAAGAGCTGGCAAGTAGTGACCTCTGGTGGCATGGCCCGTCGTGGCTGAGTCAGCCGCAAGTCGCCTGGCCCACGTCGCACGAAGAGGTATCGGACCCTGAACTCGAAAGACGATCCGTCCGGTGCCATTTAGCGTGTCCAGCATGGGATCTCCTAGAGCGTTTTTCAAACTTCAATCGCATGCTGCGAGTCATGGCTTTTGTGCAGCGGTTCATCAACCGCTGCAGATGCATTCCTACGCCTTCTTCTACAGACTTAAGCAGTAAAGAACTCGCCCATATACAACTCATGCTTATTAGGCAAACTCAACGGGCCGACTATCCAGAGGAATACAACATCCTGCAATCCAAAGGACAGCTTCCCTCGTCCAGTTGTATCCTCAACCTTAATCCGTTCCTGGATGCTGACGGCATCATGAGGTCATGCGGTCGTTTGACTGCATCTGACTCGTTATCCTACGACGAACGTCATCCTATCCTTTTGGCGTACCATTCCAAACTAGCAGAGCTTCTGGTCACATTTACTCACCGTATCTCCATACACGGGGGAAACCAGCTTATGGTTCGTCTCATCCGGACGAGATACTGGATTCCGAAGCTGCGGAACCTGATCAAACGTGTGACCACGACCTGCAAGGTGTGTGTCATTCACCGGAAGAAGGTGCAGTCCCAGCTAATGGGTAAACTACCTCAGTCCAGAGCGACCTATTCGCGACCCTTTACACACACAGGACTCGACTTCGCGGGACCGTTTGATGTCAAGAGCTATTCAGGTCGGGCCTGTCGAATCACGAAGGGCTATGTCTGCGTCTTCGTGTGCTTCAGTACGAAGGCCATCCATTTGGAAGCCACTTCGGACTTGACCACGGAGAAATTCCTCGAAGCCTTCTCAAGGTTCGCGGCCAGAAGAGGGTGCCCTCTCCATCTTTACTCGGACAACGGAAAGACTTTTGTGGGCGCGGAGAAGGCCCTCACAGAAGATTTCATCGCTGCGGTTAAGGAAAAGGTTACCTCGTCATTTAGTCACCAGAGCCTATCCTGGCATTTCAACCCTCCAGGCGCCccccatatgggaggcctGTGGGAAGCAGGAGTCAAGAGCTTCAAGACTCACTTCTACAAGACGACAG ACCAATTTCAGCGATGTCAGAAGATCCGTCGGATATCCTCGCTCTCACTCCGGGACATTTTCTGA